A window of Aptenodytes patagonicus chromosome 1, bAptPat1.pri.cur, whole genome shotgun sequence genomic DNA:
AAGTTGATGCCTGCCTTGTTGGATGAACAGCATGTTTCTGCCCGGCTAGAGTTCCACTTGTGACTGTGAGCAGGGTTGGATTAAAACTATCTAAAGTTGACATCTCCAGGTCAAGGCACAGGCATGAACAGATGTGCTGTGCACACTGTGAGTGGAGGATCCTGTCCCAGAACACTCTTTGCCGCCCATTGCAGCACACATCTTTGTTGTTCAGCAGTGTAGACCAGAGCCAAAATCAGAGCAGAAAACTTTCCTACCAAAACCACACGATCCCCAGGCACTTTAACACGTGTGTGTGTACCAGCAAGTCTGAATTTGGCTCTGTGGATATTTGTTGGCAGTTATCATGGATTTCAGTCTTCCTTGGTTTTTGGAGCATGGGACTGCATCTTACACAGCAACAGTGGCAGGGGCAATGATGTGCAACCAGCTCTGATGCTCTCATTTTACCCCGTGAGCATCCCCCAGGCCAGAGGGCAAGGGTTTGTGGTAGAGCTTTTCTTCAAACATCTTCGAACCTCAAGCATCGAGGTGATGTTTCAGGCCAGGAGATAAGACTAGCTCTAGTTTGAAGTAAATCTCCTAAACCACATATAGTCTAGTTATGGGGCTCTCAACACCAATTGCTTTAACAACTTGACCCCCTCCTGTTGTGCTTCATTGCTTGATAATGTAGACATAGCCTTTGAAAGATGTCAGTGTTTGAACACTGTTATTAATACATGGAAGCAATGATAACATTTGTCTTAAAACAGCAGTGTTTAGTttggaaatgaaataatattaaaaaaataaaagggtagCTGAATAGTTAGACAGTAAAAAATCACTGTTAAAATGTGAGCACAGTTAATTTAAATAACCCAAAACcctatttaataaaatattataaatatattgtaAACATAGTAATATTAATAGCATTACTATCATATTATGCAATGTTATTATATTTAAACAAATTGCTTAGTTTTATTCAAATGAAAGATGAGACACGTAAAAGGTCATGAACATGAATATATCGGACTAGCTAAGAATTCCTCAAGCctcataactgaaataaaatattcagtagaAGAGATCTAAAAGACATTTCTCCGTTGTACAAGGTTGcacaaaaaggaagagggagCAAAGGCACAAATGAGATTCACAAATCTGCCTTTATTGCAGCAAAACTGAGCTAGTGCAGAATCCAGGATAGACCCAGAAAgtcttttcatttggaaaattttaaaacaagatcatggaaaaaaaaaattactaagaatGAGAAAGCAGGGGGGTGGagtagaataaaaacaaagcaaggagcAGAAGTGAGATGCAACAAGCTTAATCAAAGCCTCTATCTGAAAACCCAGTGTTTTTCAAACATTATTGTGTGGTTCATGATCAAATTTCCATCTAAAAAGTGAGaataatgttttcaaaagcagctactCCTCTAGTGCCTCAGGTGCAATTTTCAgtgccaatattttttttcatttagaattcaaatggaaatgctgaaaagaGTTGGCTTAGAGCCAActaaggttttttccccccccttctcactgatataaaaataaaaccaaacttttaGTGTCAGAGAAGAGTTCCAGACACTCAAAAAACAAACATCCCATTTCATTCACAGATAATtgtaaaaaaagcaaaggaaaacaaagtctaGCTTCACAAAGTTGTCACTGAGACTCTTCCTTTTTAACAATATTCTGTGTGGTTTAGATACTTCCTTAGAATCTGAGAGCACCAGAAACAAATCCCATCTCCACCTCTTAGGATCACACCTTAGGAAAGATGTGAATTATCAGTCTGAGTTAGCACTGGGAATAAGGAGATCTTTGACTCTGATTTTAAATTATCCATCAGTCCCAGttcatttttttcactgtacAATAGAATTCCTGCCTTTAAAAAGACAGTAACACTTGTTTATCCCACAAATGTGCTGGAGGGATGTCTGGGAAGAATTCTGGCAATGAAAACTGTAGGGtaagtgctaagtattattaATTTGGAAAAGAATGTGCTACAATTATTCTAGAAGTATGGCAAAGACTGATCATTGAGTTAGATTGTTAAACATGAAGACAGGAAATATCATGCCTACCAACCTGGTCCACCACCTCCTCACTTGATTGTGGGTTGTCATCTCCCTCCCCTGTCACTCCTACTTATAGTTCTCCTCCCCAGGTTGGCCAGGCAAAAGATCACTACTGTGTGTTTCTTGTGCTATCACAGCACTTAGGAAACAATCATGGATCCTTCTAGACAAGGTACAAACACAGCGTTTGCCCCACTTGTTGAGGTGAATCTCATCTCTTCCTAGCAGTTCTTAGTCCTCAAAGAGGGGACATCCCATAGTCATAAAAGTCAACTCCCCATTTTCAGCACCAGCTGTGCAAACAATAGTTGATCTACAGGATCCATCCATTCCTCAAGCCCTACCCCCTCACCAGTAGGATTGAGGAGAAACCACCTGGGCACCTATGTCTTTGACTCACCCTACAGCAATGTAGTCGTGCTTGATACGCTCCATGTCTCCCCTGGCGGTATCGTTGGTGACCACgtggaagagcagcagggagTAAAAGTCTGAGGCCCAGACAAGACTTGGCATGCTCGACACATCTTCCCAGATCTCAGTCCCTCAACAAACCTCCCCAGACAGCACATTAGGGCAGCAAATAGGAGCTTCCATCTCCCTCAGCAGGGAGTCTCCAACTACTATcactcttcccttcctcctgcatGGTTCAGGCTCAGTCAGCTCAGGTGCTTTGCTGGAGAGAGCTTCCAGCCTCTCGTCCGCTACCAGAGCACTGCAGCTGGTCTGTAGctgcaaatgtcactcctgtctctGGTACCTCCTCCAATCACCCATGACCTTTCAAAGCTatcttttgttctgcttttatacAGTACCTAGAAGGATCCACATTTGTTTCCTAAGTGGTGCTGGTGtgaatagttgtaagataaaatgctggactaatcaagcgtgcatcaaacatacaaggccaaagctaacgagtacATCGCATCAAAGCCACAGCTAAAgagcacatcgtgagagacagataagtactagcagaaagcagaggaggacaaccaaaactgtggcaaatggcagtgatgagccaatttgtgaccatataaggagaagggcccaaaggttcaagacaagttcacctcctgcaaagaccacaagagaccacgagagacctccagagaccatctaagacacctgaagatgctcctaaggactcaaaatgCATGTGTGAAAGACTATGCAAATAgtataattagttcctagaaatataatgaatatgcatgatttttccaagaaattattatgaatatgcatatcgcagaaccatataagggacagttgatgcaacatatggtgtgcacgctaggaggagagatcccccatgcacccggccgaataaagtaatgcctgctctttaatacacccagtgttaaggagttttattcccaatTTTCGGTGACAGTGTGataatacaaaacaaactaaTGATTATTTGGTATTACTTTGCTGTAACAATGGTTAAGAGCGAGAGTTAAGTGACAGGTTATTTTGGTTTCCATGCTACCTCTGTGGTTCTTTGACACTATGATAACTCTTACATATATAGAGACATAGAGAGAGAGGCTTATTTATGTTAAACTTTTATTAAATCAGGCTAGGTATCAAATCACAAACTCTTGACTTCTGGACTGCTCAGTTTAATGAATGGACTCAGCCTAAGGTATTTTAAGGCATCTCTTCAATTACATCACAATCTTCTGCTGGAACTTTGAATCACTTTGCAACAGAGAAGCCTATGAAAATGTCAAGTTTCACAGCAGCACGTTTTTGTCAGCAAGAACATTTTGTAATCTCTGGATTGTGACATCTTCATCACTGGCTGAAAGATGGATCAGATTTGGCTACTACAACATCAGATTAAAAAGCAGCATGAGCATAttaataaaacagcaacaaacaaaGAGGAAATAGCTCCCTATCCAAGCAGAACTTTCTTCAAAATCTTAGAAATACAGATCTACATTTCCAAAGGCAGCTAGTCATTTTGATGTTTGATCTGACACATCAGAACGGGCTCAGGTCTTCACAGCACTAAAGTTCAGCAATCTGTAAAAAAACAATATCTGCTCTAAGGATGGATGAGACACCACATAGTGAGCCCCCCAAACCACTAGTCACTTTTAGGGAAAGGCAATAGAAGggagaagcaaaaataaatgcattaactTCAGTAAATTCAGCAACAtgggtatatatatttttttgtttttctctcttctacctATTTCTCCTACatcttttcccttcatttcttaCAGTTTCTATCTCTGCGTTGCTGAACTGTgttctctctccagttcccttcaGGAATTCCCGACCTGTTCTGTGTCTCCTCTTTCATTCCCCTTGTCtgtgcttcttccttttccttttgctggtgCCTTTCCTTCTGGCACTAAACACAGTAGGCTCATCTTCTCTCTGGAAATCCCTCTTCTTTTTTGTCCATTTCCATAGCCTGTACCTACTCCATCTCCCAATTACTGTATTACCACCTCATTCTTCCTCAGATCCTTACACAGAAGAGGGTGTGTGAATGGAAAAGGTTTGGTGAGTATAGGAGCTGAAGCCAGATTGCTTCCAGTTTTTCTCCTGTCTTCTATCTTTTCTGCCACCCCTTCTCTCATGGTACCTGCCTATTCCACTGCAAAACAGGCAGTATAGCTAGTGAGGAAAGCACCACTTGTCTCTAGCAGCAGTCCCTGGGAATGAAGGTACATCTAAATTcccaaaggaaaaccaacagatCCCATAAATTTCAGCACCTGAATCAATTTGAATaaactgctttgttttaaagctgttcttTCTTCACGGATCTTAACAGGAAATGGAGGAGATCAGGATCTTTAAAAACTCTGTGTGCCTTCACTAGAAGCCTCAGGTACATGAGTTCAGCCAACGTCTCCAAACTCTGAGGCATTCTTTGGTTGTATTTTCTATGGTGTAGCTAAAATTTTCTTGGTTTAAGTACATTACCAGAAGTGACTGCAGTTAATACTTGGCATAGATTAGGCCTGCTCTATAACCAAAATATTCTTACAAGTAGTAACTCTAGAGTAAAGGCAGTGTGGCAGGTGGTTGTACTGGTTAAACGCTTCTTATACTAGCAATAATTTAATTCATGCTGCTGTTGCAACTAAGATGCCACTATCTCCAGAGCTCACAAGATCAAGATAGGAAGAAAGAAGTGCTAGTCATGCAGCTAGCTGTATTTTTAAACCACTAGCCCCCAAGAACATGGGAAGAAGCTTCGTTTGATGGCAAAATATGCTGAGTTCATATATTCTGCAAGGTCATGGCACTAATGATATTCCTCTTAGAAAGCTAATGAACTTTGTTTCTTTAGGGTTGGAAGCTTTCACCTTTCGCTACAAAGttaaaacatttcactgaaagagagaaggtggGCACATTGAGAAGACTGTGCTAAAATCCACCAGCTCATAAGGAACAGGTCTGCTCCACAAAAGGCACACTCCACAgactgtaaagaaagaaaatacgtGTCCCAGAGCACCAGCTGACCATTGCAGGCAAATGCTAAAATGCCTGAAATGATACCTAGATCACACTCTGGAGGAGGGCTTTTCCAAACATTTGAATTTGTTAAGTTTGGATGTTAAGAAAGGCAGCTAAGGCTCATTATGTACACAAAACCAACACTCACCACCTATCAGTAGGAAACAAGTGATTAGTCCACACATTTACAAAAggtttcagaaaatgaaataaggtGACTCAACACAGCAGTCCTAAACAGATTTCTTATGCAAAGATTTCAAGTCTGTTGGCTACTAACTAAAGGAATAGGTGGGTTAGCTCTGCAGAAAGATGCCCAGAGGTGATAACTATAAGACCATATAGGTAATCGGCAGTCCTGTGAGATGtctatgaattttaaaataatattacccTGCAATTTTAAAATGAGGTGTTATAATGAAAGTTTCTTATTATTGACTCTTACTTTTCATTCCTGCATGCCTTGAGTAGAATTGAGGCTGCAAAAGTAAACCATTTCTGTTCTGTGACACTGGCTTCAGGCTTCCAATGGAGAAATTCTTTTTCACACTCCAAATTCCTTCCACAGCCACTGTTAATAATTTGTGAAAATAATACCATTATAACTGATTACTTCAATTTGTTCTAGAtttaatgtaacttttaaaagacAGTCTCTTTGGTCTAGACAGTAATTAGAAGTAGTTAAGCAGAACACTATAATCTTCCTCCATAGTTAATGAAAAGAGATTGACATCTTCAGAGAGCAATTCAGATTGCTAAAGGTATATGATGCTCCCTGCTGTCTGTAGAACAGCTTAGGACTACTAGGCTCCTAACTGAAGCAGGACGCAGCTGCTCTATAATGTGTAAGAAACAGCAGTAATGCCATCGATGCATCCAGCATGATTTATTGGTCATACTGTAATACCAAATGCTCTCATAAAAAGATAGCAGAACaacaacgccccccccccccaaaaaaaaaaacaaacaaaaaaccaaaacaaaaccaacaccaccaaaacaaaacaaaaaagcaaatttattttgtgGAAAGGTTACAATTTACTAACCATCTAATTTATGTAAAACAATAAACTTACTAATAATCTAAACTGTGTAAATCAGTAACCACCCAACCTGACAATTGTTGTTTATCAGAGCCCAGGCCACTTAGGGAGCATCTCTAATTCTCCAAATGtatacagatgaaaaagaaactagGTACTTGCTGAATATCTGTACACCAGCATCTGTTTGACCTTATTATACATGGCATTGCTATGCTATACATATAACATTATGCTACACATACCATTTATATACTGAGCTTGTTATACACCCATATTATACATTCCTGCAATGAGTATTTTTGTGGTGTTTCTGTATTATCTTTAGTACTTTAAGCCTTTGTAACATATATTTCATTGGGGGACTCCCCAGAAATCATGAGAACATATATGGTAGCATCCATTTATACGATCAGACTGAAATATTCCAGACAATTTTGATCCATTGGCAGATGGATGCAGTGAAATATAGTTGTGTTCAGCTCTTAGTAACATCAGACACATAAGCAGACTGAGCAGACCAATGTTAACATCTGCAACTCAGCTACTCGTCCAGAACCCCTTTACAGTCAATGGGAAAAGAACAGGCACTTTCAGAGCATGACGCATGCAATGGTAGGTATCTAGGACAAGTCAGAAGAACTGCTTTTTCaaagtgcctttttctctccatttactATAAACAGAGCCTACACAAGTCATTCATTTGCAGCTGTGTGCTGTAATTGCCTAAGGAGCCTAATCACAGTAATGGAGTTGCAGGTTCAAATGGTCTTTACATCTGACAGGATACTGATTACATCACCTAACTTATGTACATTTTTGGCTGTGAATCCAACTGCTTTAAATTCATTTTGAGTGAGTTTAGACTTGGGTCTCAATCCTACATAAGAGAAACCAgacttttttcaaaattttccaaatttggaaacaaaggcaaaaatgccCTTATTACATTTGTGGAGGATGTAATAGGAGATATAGTGATGGGCTTATTCCAACAAAATGCAGCTTTAATATAACCAAGGAATAGCTTTACTCTACAGAAGAGAATGTGGGGCTACAGAATGAGAACTGTGTATTGTGGAGCAAAAGCATCATGGATTTAGGAGTAACAGTCGACAAACAGTTCAAGGTCCTAGTGCTAATGTTAGCTCTAAAATAAGTAGATGATTCTCTCTCTCTACAGGCTACTCGTGATACAAATACTGAAATACCATTATCAGATTTggtattcacattttaaaagaagaggCAAAACAACTGGTGAGAGTACTTAAAGAGCCAAAACCAAGTATGTGTATATACCTTCTCCGGAAGAAAATCCTGGATACTAAAAAAGGCACTATTACATATCCAAGAAAAGCAAGGAGCTGAATCATGCAAATCCAAATTattaatcaggatttttttttttttttttgtaaatacacCAACCACTAGAACAAACTAGTGAGGGAAGCTGTGGAATAACCAGCTTTACTCAGTGGACTCTACGGAGAGGTACCTAATAAAATACAATGGCTTGGCTGATAAAGGCAGTAAGACTTTGTAGTCAACCAGATAAGATGACCTATCCTTAAACATTacaaacttctgaaaattaattttctacaaTTAGATTAATAGATCTTATGGCTGCAGGAGACCACCAGCATCATGTAAGTTTTGTCTTACGTGGGTCACATGACATCAGGCTTATTCCTGCACCAAGACTAGCAAATAGCTTGGACCAGGGCTAACCGTTTAAGTGCAAAGTATTTAAAGTGTGTATTAAAAATGGTAAATCTGAGTGATCTTTGTTAAATTGTTCCAGTATTaatgatagaatcattaaggttggaaaagacctctaagatcatcgagtccaaccatcaacccaacaccaccacgcccactaaaccatgtccctaagcaccacatctacacgtcttttaaatactttcagggatggcgactcaaccacttccctgggcagcctggtccaatgtttaaccactctttcagtaaagaaatttttattaagttctctttttgttaaaaaatgcttatttctacTCTGATCTTACCTCATTTTCACCTCCAGTTCTCAGAACTTTTAATAGTTTAGCTAGACCGAACACCTTGTTCCTTCTTAGACTTCAGTTTCCTCGTTTGCCTGCTGTAATCAAGTCTCTCCATAACCTTTAAACTGCCTAAACAGACTGATTTTCTAATTGCTTtcactgttttcctgttctttatttATCAATCTTACCTCAATCCTTTTTTTTCAACACCAGCTTCGGTTTTGAATAGCAGAAGGGAACAAAGTATTCTAATAACTACAGcacttctttcaaagaaaaaggtaACAAAACCTCCCTACTGCTtggcatttgtttctgttttattaaactgATAGATCATATGGAATTATTCATGTTCTCTATGGTCCTGTAatttcagactaaaaaaaaaaaaagtaataaagactATATGTAATTCTTCTGTTTCTAAATGTTCCCCAAGCTATTACATAAATGTTCTGGGCTGGTCTTTTAAACTAATAATTTTGCCACAGTTCctcaaaactatttttcatttgcCCTGACAAACACTTGCCATTTGCTGATAAGGAGGATTACCTGCAGCTGGATGTTTAACATGGCATGCTTCTTTCCGAAAATAAAGCTCCTCTTCAAGTATTTCTTTAACTCTCCTAGATGGCTCAACATATACAAATTTCTTCCCTGTGAGTAAAAcatattacaaaaaaacccagttattTTAAATCCCCTGAATGCTAACATGCTTTGCCGAACATAATGTCATTTTATGCTGCTCTAATTCTGTCTTTCATACACTTTAAGACAAATCATTTACAAATATAGTGTTCAGCCAGGCCCTGCTCCCCAACATCAAGCGATTCCTCACGACAGGGCCGTGGTGGGTAAATCTGAAAGGGGAGTGCTGGTGGGCTGCAGCGCGGTGAGGGGGCTCTCCCATGGAGGAGCTAAGGCCACCCCAGGGCACTCGAGGAGACGCGGCCACTATCTCTCCCCACGGCGAACAACCCAAGGCAGGGCCGCGTATGGAGGAGGTCTCCAAGGATACGTCCTCGCTGAAAGAGATGTCCAAGGAGCTGATGAGCGATTAGGGCACTTCATGGCGGCAGGGGAGTCCCTGCCTGACAGGGCAGTACCCCCACCCCTGCCGTAGTGGGGTGCACGGTGCCGCGGGAGGCGAGGGACCGCCAAGCAAGGTGGACGCGAGGGATCAGTGGGGAGCTGCGGGGGGAAAGGCTCGGCTTCCCCGAGGGGACACCCCGGCGGAGGTGGCAGGGGAGCGGGAAGGGGAACGGAGGCCTCAACGGGCGGGGGGCGGTGAGGCGGGCGCCGTCGCCGCGCCGGGGGACCGCCGCGCTCACAGGgctgcccgcctcccgccgcctcGCCGCGGACATCGCTGCCCGCCTCCTCGGCCGCCAACGCCGGCTGCTTCCCGCTCGCCGCCCTCatggccgccgccgcgcccgggcaGGTAGGTGCCGGCCGGGCCGGTTTCCACAGGAGCGGGGGCGGTCCGGGGCGGTCCGGCTCTGCCCCGCTGCCAGCAGGAGGcagggcggcagcggcggagcgGCGGGTAAGACAGAGGCCCGGCGCCCCGGGGGGGCGGGCCGCGGGGCAGAGCAGGGCGGTgccgccctgcccggcctccGCCATGTTGCGGCCTGAGGGAGGGAGCCCGCCTCCTCCCGCAGCCTTGTGCCGAGGGGGGCAGATCGGGTCCGCCGTTTTCTGTCACAGTTGGGGTGCTTTACCCCTTCCACAGGCCAGGGCTAACAACGGGGGGGACCTCAGAGGGAGGTGCGGCCAGTCACTGTCCCCAGGGGACAGCAGGCCACAGCCACCTCATGCCCGCTTGGGGCACAGGGTGGGTGACAGCCCTAGGTGTCATTAATGGTTCTGCTCTAGGTATCATTAACAGCTCCTCGTTTGTGTCAGTCAGCATTACCACACTCACAAGTGGACATCCACATCACAAACATTTTGTACCCCTGTGGAGTGCCACCACTGGCCTGCCTTATGAAAGGGTGCCTTGTCATTATCACCTGAGGCAATGGCGGACTGAtggaaataaagacagaagagTACAGTTTCACTGGAGGGATGATGTAGATGTACTAATACTTAAAAGTACTAGCTTGGTTTTAATAATGCTTTTCATAAAATGAGGCATCTTGAGACACTTTGTAGGACTGAAGTAGACTTGACTCTCCTTGTTTCGCCGCTGTTCAAGTTTTGAGAAGGAAGAGCAGCTGGCAGTTACAGTAGTCAACAGATAATGCTGCCGGCAGGCACACAGGGAAGATATCCTGCTTGCCTGGCCGGAAGCTTTGCCCTGCAGTAGCTTCCTTGAAATCAAGACTTTGCATACAGTAGTGAGAATTTATAAGATACAAACCAAGTCTAGTTACACAAATGCATGATGTAATCCATTTCCATATTTTTCCTTGATGCATTTCAAGGTGTGTTCATCTTCCACAGATGTCCTGAAAccaaactttcaaaataataagcattaaaaattatCTTGTACCATTCATAGTTCAGAGGCAGTTCTCTTATTTTCTAAGAAGTGCTGAACAGGGCTTCTAGAAAGGCAGGTGACAGAGATGCCCTCCACAGAGGCTTGATCGGAGCACCAAATATGGGCCAAGATACCCcaaccctgctgctgctgttacaaaTGTGCTTCAGCTCTGTTAGTGGTGTCTGGAAGGAGCTTGGGATCACTCACTCAGTAAGGCATCTGCACAGGACAAAGTGTTTTGTTACAGCTGTCATACTGAGTGACAGTACTTCAGGTCTTACATTCAATTTTCAGTTCAAGTTGATTAACTTGCTTCTCTGTGTTTTGCCACTCCTAAATTATAGATGGGAAAGTTGAAGCTCAAAATCATGCAGCATGCCATTACCATGGGAAAGTCTTTAGTGTACTAATTCCCATGCAATACAGATCATCTGCTGGGCTGACAGCATTGCTGAAGTTCTACCAGTATCCTTCTAAACCACTATTGATCAGAAAAGATCTACCTGCTCAGAATAATTGTTTTGAGATGTACTGTACCAGTACTTAAAAACCCCCACtcattaaatatttgcatttagtaGTGATTTTTATCTGAAACCTACACTTGAACCaaggtgggggaaagaaaaaaaagacaggataGCTAAATAATCCAGAGATGTTGATTCTCTAAAAGAAGTTGAAAGATTGAGAGATGCAGACTGATACAGCTGATGTGAACAGTAACACAGGTAAATTAAACTCTCAAATCAACTCTAAAAATCATAGAATTTTTCACTTCCTAGCAGAAAGGCCAAACTGACAAAGGCAGCAAATTATGATGTCTCTTGTGAAAATTTATAGcattaattaacatttttctgctAAGTTAAACCAAATAGTTCTCAGTGCTAAAACCTGATAATAACGCCTCAGATGAAGGGTCCTGTCTTCACTGCAAACCACTGAGATTCTAGCTGGCAtgactgcagagaaaagctgcactCAAGCGCGTGCTAAAGGCCTTAAAATCttaagaaacaaaccaaccaacccacctcCACCACCTTGAGTGTGGTTAAATGACGGCAGCCAAATCTGTCACAACTTTTGGAAGCCCAACTCAGATGTGAATGTCTAGGATTAGTAATACAAGCTATCACAAATTAAAAAGGTGTCAAATAATGGTCTGGAAATGAAggaattttgaggaaaaataccaGTAAAGTTTTTGAACTATGCTGATGTCCTAATTTTGAGTTGGAATGAGGAATTCCCTTTGGGAATTCAAAGgtggaagaaaaacactgttgAGTGTGTCCTGTACTAAATTAGCTGTAACTAAATCAGACACAGCAGTATGTTGGCTGTTTATCCTCATACAGTTGAAATTTACTTGTTCTAACTAATGCCATATCCATGACATTAAAACATTACTCCTCAACTTAATTTGCAAGGTAAAAGTAAACAGGATCTTCATAGAAAGTGATTTCCTGGAaaagtaccaggaaaaaaataaaccaaaactacTTTATCATCCTATGAATAACGCTTTTGATTTAAGAACAGGCAATTGCATTGATAATTGAGCTTTCAAttaaaagtatgaaaacaaaatacttagggttaaatattttattttataataagcCTTACACCAGGATCACTAAACATTTTGTGTATCACCCAAATAAGTTACATTCATTCTGAGCTttcatgcagttttaaaaaaagttaaatttctcaaaaaataattttcaagtgaGCTGTAATAAACTCTGCATAACCAAGCCAGAACTCTTTCACATCAAGTAAATATTCCAGTTTTCCCTCCTGCTTTGACAGTGCAGAGCAATTACAAAAGCCCCTCCAAATTTGCACTAATTAAATGGAGACTCACTGAAATTACCGAGACTTTCTGAATACCTTGCGTAACAGCAGTAACGCGTCAAAGTATGAGCGAGACCACTGAGCTGAGTTGCAAGAAGTGATGTTTTGCCTGAGGAGAATACTAAAGTATCTTAAATGAAAACCTTGTTGCAAAGGGACCGACCACCACTGATGAGCATGCAGAACACAAAGGAGGGGCAGCAAACCTCACATTCACAAGCTTAACCACAACTTTTAAGGGGACACAGCATTTATGCAGTCTTCTACTATTTCAAAAAGGTAGTGATATATATCAGTCCTCCTAGCAATGTCAAGGGCCGTTTCATCCAAGTTGTTTTTCAGGTCTGGTTTCACGTAGCGATTCATCAGCAAGAGTTCAAGGGTTTCTCTACTGTTTTTGTTTCCTGCAGCAATATGCAACGGTGTCAGCAAGCCATTTGTCTGCGCGTTGATGTCTGCACCCTGCTGAAGTAAGA
This region includes:
- the C1H11orf97 gene encoding uncharacterized protein C11orf97 homolog, producing the protein MRAASGKQPALAAEEAGSDVRGEAAGGGQPWKKFVYVEPSRRVKEILEEELYFRKEACHVKHPAAVAVEGIWSVKKNFSIGSLKPVSQNRNGLLLQPQFYSRHAGMKNC